From the Martelella mediterranea DSM 17316 genome, one window contains:
- the ligD gene encoding DNA ligase D → MAAPDTLAEYETRRDFEKTKEPKRGRARKSRSGDLKFVVQKHDARRLHFDFRLEWDGVLLSWAVTRGPSDDPGEKRLAVRTEDHPLDYADFEGTIPKGQYGGGTVMVWDTGSWEPLHDPDEGLKQGKLHFRLKGERMQGGWALVRMRGRRGEKRENWLLIKERDDKAGEEPDRLTEDFEDSVTTGRSFSEIEAGHDVWKRRTKKPTDKQEPQKKKPRVKAKFPAFRKPQLATLYDEAPDGEDWIHETKFDGYRCIAALSNGEARFYTRSGKDWTEKYGDLAEAFAPLEGESLLIDGEIMAASVPKDGSAFSALQAALQDGAPLIFYVFDILERDGKSLTDLPLSERKQALEEALSPLDTEKGPIRLSTWVEGDGRDILAKICKAGGEGIVSKRADARYRHTRTSAWRKIKCSRRQEFVIGGYSPSTKKGRPFASLLIGQYDDDGVFCYRGRVGTGFDEKTLDDLGDRLKRLARKTAPFAEVPRAIARDARWVTPKLAAEIDFAEFTADGHVRHGAFLGLREDKEAGAVQAEKAKGDKVAGIEITHPDRQLYGKAGVTKADVARHYAAVGSRMLEIAGRRPVSLFRCPSGIDGESFFQKHAGKGFPDELARIDIEEKDGDTGEYLYAKDVTGFVAAAQMGTIEFHGWGARADRIEAPDRLIFDLDPDEGLGFTETKKAAFEMREALSDIGLKSTAMVTGGKGIHVIVPLKRTVSWDTVKAFARTFAHMMAEEDPERYIATMSKEKRKNRIFIDWLRNERGATAILPYSLRARPNASVATPVTWEELNDLKSAATFTIGDMAGRLKGRDPALAVKPQTLGKAVIGRLEKRVG, encoded by the coding sequence ATGGCCGCCCCCGACACGCTTGCCGAATACGAAACCCGTCGCGACTTTGAAAAGACGAAGGAGCCCAAGCGCGGCCGCGCCCGCAAGAGCCGCTCCGGCGACCTCAAATTCGTGGTGCAGAAGCACGACGCCCGCCGGCTGCATTTCGATTTCCGGCTGGAGTGGGACGGCGTGCTTTTAAGCTGGGCGGTCACCCGGGGCCCGAGCGACGACCCCGGCGAAAAGCGGCTGGCGGTGCGCACCGAGGACCATCCACTCGACTATGCCGATTTCGAGGGCACCATTCCCAAGGGGCAATATGGCGGTGGCACGGTGATGGTGTGGGACACCGGAAGCTGGGAGCCGCTGCATGACCCTGATGAGGGGCTGAAGCAGGGCAAGCTGCATTTCCGCCTGAAGGGCGAGCGCATGCAGGGCGGCTGGGCGCTGGTGAGGATGCGCGGCCGGCGCGGCGAGAAGCGCGAGAACTGGCTGCTGATCAAGGAGCGCGACGACAAGGCCGGTGAGGAGCCCGACCGGCTGACGGAGGACTTCGAGGACAGCGTCACCACCGGCCGCTCCTTCAGCGAGATCGAAGCCGGCCACGATGTGTGGAAACGCCGCACGAAAAAGCCCACTGACAAGCAGGAACCGCAGAAGAAAAAGCCGCGCGTAAAGGCGAAATTCCCCGCCTTCCGCAAACCCCAGCTCGCCACGCTCTATGATGAAGCGCCCGACGGCGAGGACTGGATCCACGAAACCAAGTTTGACGGCTACCGCTGCATCGCCGCCCTCAGCAATGGCGAGGCGCGGTTCTACACCCGCTCCGGCAAGGACTGGACGGAGAAATATGGCGATCTGGCCGAGGCCTTCGCGCCGCTTGAGGGCGAAAGCCTGCTGATTGACGGCGAGATCATGGCGGCCTCGGTGCCGAAGGATGGCTCCGCCTTTTCCGCCCTGCAGGCAGCGCTTCAGGATGGCGCGCCGCTGATTTTCTACGTCTTCGACATTCTGGAGCGCGACGGCAAATCGCTGACCGACCTGCCGCTGAGCGAGCGCAAACAGGCGCTGGAGGAGGCGCTGTCGCCGCTCGATACCGAAAAGGGGCCGATCCGGCTTTCCACTTGGGTCGAGGGCGATGGCCGGGATATCCTGGCAAAAATCTGCAAGGCCGGCGGCGAGGGGATCGTGTCGAAGCGGGCGGATGCGCGCTATCGCCACACCCGCACCAGCGCGTGGCGCAAGATAAAATGCTCGCGCCGGCAGGAATTCGTGATCGGCGGCTATTCGCCGTCTACGAAGAAAGGCCGGCCCTTTGCCTCGCTCCTCATCGGCCAGTATGATGATGACGGCGTGTTCTGCTATCGCGGCCGCGTCGGCACGGGGTTTGACGAGAAAACGCTGGATGATCTCGGCGACCGGCTGAAGCGCCTTGCCCGCAAGACCGCGCCTTTTGCCGAGGTGCCGCGCGCGATTGCCCGCGATGCGCGCTGGGTGACGCCGAAGCTTGCGGCGGAGATCGATTTCGCCGAGTTCACCGCCGATGGCCATGTCCGCCACGGCGCGTTTCTGGGCTTGAGAGAGGACAAGGAGGCTGGCGCGGTGCAGGCGGAGAAAGCGAAGGGCGACAAAGTCGCCGGCATCGAAATCACCCATCCGGACCGCCAGCTTTACGGCAAGGCCGGCGTCACCAAGGCCGATGTCGCGCGCCATTACGCGGCGGTCGGCAGCCGCATGCTGGAGATCGCCGGCCGCCGCCCGGTCTCTCTGTTTCGCTGCCCGTCGGGTATCGATGGCGAGAGCTTTTTCCAGAAACACGCAGGCAAGGGCTTTCCCGACGAACTCGCCCGCATCGACATCGAGGAGAAGGACGGCGACACCGGCGAATATCTCTATGCGAAGGATGTGACGGGCTTTGTCGCCGCAGCCCAGATGGGCACGATCGAGTTTCACGGCTGGGGCGCGCGCGCCGACAGGATCGAAGCGCCCGACCGGCTGATCTTCGACCTCGACCCGGATGAGGGCCTTGGCTTTACTGAGACGAAGAAGGCCGCCTTCGAGATGCGCGAAGCGCTTTCCGACATCGGCCTCAAATCGACCGCCATGGTCACCGGCGGCAAGGGCATCCACGTCATCGTGCCGTTGAAACGGACGGTGAGCTGGGACACGGTCAAGGCCTTCGCCAGGACCTTCGCCCATATGATGGCCGAAGAAGACCCCGAACGCTACATCGCCACCATGTCGAAGGAAAAGCGCAAGAACCGCATCTTCATCGACTGGCTCCGCAACGAACGCGGCGCCACCGCCATCCTCCCCTATTCCCTCCGCGCCCGCCCGAACGCCTCCGTGGCAACCCCCGTGACCTGGGAGGAACTGAACGACCTGAAAAGCGCCGCGACGTTCACGATCGGCGATATGGCAGGGCGGCTGAAGGGCAGGGACCCGGCGCTGGCGGTGAAGCCGCAGACGCTGGGGAAGGCGGTGATTGGAAGGCTGGAGAAGCGGGTGGGGTGA